Proteins encoded by one window of Lathyrus oleraceus cultivar Zhongwan6 chromosome 1, CAAS_Psat_ZW6_1.0, whole genome shotgun sequence:
- the LOC127090090 gene encoding zinc finger BED domain-containing protein DAYSLEEPER-like: MVGHDSVMDFETEEHIGSTPPVSNNAGLLPQKRKNRSESWNHFTSMPSNTEMSKLAKCKHCGSLIKYNGGTSAMLAYLRRCSDNPDNAVNVTMHEPSSSSMENREAVVNSSPSAPKFDQEVIRMDLTKMFVAMELPFQKVEHPYLHRFIYGLQPKFKFPSRNTLAREILKNWDVEKAKMKTILSQNCRRVCITTDTWTSTQDSNYMCLTGHYIDNNWKLQKNILNFTQVTDYTGEIMAKTVKKCLNGWELNRVLSVAVDNASSNDVGIQHLKR, encoded by the coding sequence ATGGTTGGTCATGACAGTGTTATGGACTTTGAGACAGAAGAACATATTGGTTCTACACCTCCAGTTTCTAATAATGCTGGTTTGTTGCCTCAAAAGCGTAAAAATCGGTCAGAATCATGGAATCATTTTACATCGATGCCGTCGAACACAGAAATGTCAAAGTTAGCAAAATGCAAGCATTGTGGCTCCTTAATCAAGTATAATGGTGGAACAAGCGCTATGCTAGCTTATTTGAGAAGATGTAGTGATAATCCAGACAATGCGGTGAATGTGACGATGCATGAACCATCTTCAAGCTCAATGGAAAATAGGGAAGCGGTTGTTAATTCATCTCCTTCGGCTCCCAAATTTGACCAAGAAGTTATCCGAATGGACTTGACAAAAATGTTTGTAGCCATGGAACTTCCGTTTCAAAAGGTAGAGCATCCATATTTACATAGGTTCATTTATGGCTTACAACCAAAATTTAAGTTCCCATCACGCAATACACTAGCACGTGAGATTTTGAAGAATTGGGACGTGGAGAAAGCAAAGATGAAGACTATTTTGTCACAAAATTGTCGCCGAGTTTGTATCACTACAGACACATGGACATCTACCCAAGACTCTAATTACATGTGTCTCACAGGGCATTACATTGATAACAATTGGAAGctacaaaaaaatattttgaattttacTCAAGTCACAGACTACACAGGAGAGATTATGGCCAAAACAGTTAAGAAGTGCTTAAATGGTTGGGAACTAAATCGTGTGCTTAGTGTTGCCGTGGACAATGCATCTTCAAATGACGTCGGAATTCAACATCTCAAAAGATGA
- the LOC127090106 gene encoding zinc finger BED domain-containing protein RICESLEEPER 1-like: protein MKEVDDSIVRIRAAVRYVRRTPSRFQRFNKCIDHETIGYKGYVGRDCETRWNSTYLMLKGALKHNKTFTELEFKDRKYFNEMSKDKGVPRPEDWEHVELILPFLQIFHEATERISGSSYVTSNMYMLEVFGVGRSILNMCNSEDQKVRSMAIKMKAKYNKYWGKPDHLNMLLLIAMVLDPRCKLKLVVWMAARIYDTSDAEYLKTKLGSYLKSIFDEYSGRAVSRLGSSVNLSGGFNAVNDPYHCVEFYQSDECSTSETELQKYIQEEVENRPPNFDVLE, encoded by the coding sequence ATGAAAGAAGTTGATGATTCTATTGTAAGAATTCGTGCAGCGGTGAGGTATGTGAGGCGTACTCCTTCGAGGTTTCAGAGATTTAACAAATGTATTGATCATGAAACAATTGGATATAAAGGTTATGTTGGGAGAGATTGTGAGACTCGGTGGAACTCAACATATCTAATGTTAAAGGGTGCATTAAAACATAATAAGACCTTTACAGAGTTAGAATTCAAAGATCGGAAATATTTTAATGAAATGAGTAAGGACAAAGGAGTGCCTAGACCGGAAGATTGGGAGCATGTTGAGTTAATCCTTCCATTTCTACAGATATTTCATGAAGCTACAGAGCGTATTTCAGGATCTTCTTATGTGACAAGCAACATGTATATGCTTGAGGTTTTTGGTGTTGGAAGAAGCATTCTGAACATGTGTAATTCGGAAGATCAAAAGGTAAGGTCAATGGCTATAAAGATGAAGGCAAAGTACAATAAATATTGGGGAAAACCTGACCACCTTAACATGTTGTTATTGATTGCAATGGTATTAGACCCTAGATGTAAATTGAAGCTTGTGGTATGGATGGCAGCTAGGATTTATGATACTAGTGATGCAGAATATTTGAAAACCAAGTTGGGTTCATATTTGAAGTCTATTTTTGATGAATACTCTGGTAGGGCAGTGTCTCGTCTAGGTAGTTCAGTTAATCTATCAGGTGGTTTTAATGCAGTTAATGATCCGTACCATTGTGTTGAATTCTACCAATCAGATGAGTGCAGCACATCAGAGACAGAATTACAGAAGTATATTCAAGAAGAAGTAGAAAACCGTCCTCCAAATTTTGATGTGCTAGAGTGA